The Ochrobactrum quorumnocens genome has a segment encoding these proteins:
- a CDS encoding LysR family transcriptional regulator, producing the protein MVDFRGLETLVWVASLGSFRKAAEKLSATQPAISHRITQLEDHVGAKLLVRDGRHAAPTAHGRIMLSYAEKMLALRAEMLSQIRDKSAVRGVVRLGAAESIVQTWLPDFIKKVSEVYPQLSIEIEVDISLNLQAMLLNQEIDIAFLQGAVSAPSACNRLLCEYPIGFIAKSDLKLPKTVTISDIASYPIITFSRKTQPYEVVKSLFNHSSFSRVKIHASASMATAIKMALDGMGVAIIPLDLVLTEIADGKLKVLECDASIPSLSFFVSWLDAPDNYEVALVGEIAFTVASQWQKSRMAEGDFRTA; encoded by the coding sequence ATGGTTGATTTTAGGGGACTTGAGACACTTGTTTGGGTGGCTTCACTCGGTAGTTTCAGAAAAGCTGCGGAGAAGTTAAGCGCGACCCAACCCGCAATTTCTCACAGGATCACCCAGCTTGAAGATCATGTTGGAGCTAAACTTCTAGTTCGTGACGGACGGCATGCGGCACCGACGGCCCACGGCAGAATTATGCTGAGCTATGCGGAAAAAATGCTCGCACTCAGGGCTGAGATGCTCTCGCAAATCCGCGATAAGTCTGCAGTTAGAGGCGTCGTTCGACTTGGAGCAGCGGAAAGTATTGTTCAGACCTGGTTGCCAGACTTCATCAAAAAGGTAAGCGAAGTCTATCCTCAGCTTTCAATTGAGATTGAGGTTGATATATCGCTTAATCTACAGGCTATGCTGCTAAATCAGGAAATCGATATCGCATTTCTTCAAGGTGCTGTGTCCGCACCCAGCGCATGCAATAGGTTGCTCTGTGAGTACCCTATAGGGTTCATAGCCAAATCGGATCTGAAATTACCTAAAACTGTTACGATTAGCGATATCGCATCATATCCTATCATTACTTTTTCGAGGAAAACGCAGCCCTACGAGGTGGTCAAATCGCTTTTTAATCACTCGTCATTTTCTCGTGTTAAAATCCATGCAAGTGCCTCTATGGCGACAGCGATTAAGATGGCCTTAGATGGAATGGGGGTTGCTATAATCCCACTAGACCTCGTTTTGACTGAAATTGCTGATGGTAAACTGAAGGTTCTGGAATGCGATGCCTCCATACCGTCACTCTCATTTTTTGTCAGTTGGTTGGATGCACCTGACAATTATGAAGTCGCACTCGTTGGGGAAATAGCGTTTACCGTCGCATCGCAGTGGCAGAAGTCGCGTATGGCTGAGGGCGATTTCCGAACAGCTTAA
- a CDS encoding putative hydro-lyase gives MTMPIIRSIYDNAHSARLASRKGELTTSTSGVAPGYQQGNLVILPKKDAEDFLRFCVLNPKPAPILDVSEPGDVSLARLGSEIDIRFDVPKYRIFRDGIHAETVSDLSSVWRADLVTFVLGCSFSFEDALVKANIPVRHMDNGKNVPMYVTDVETVSAGCFGGPMVVSMRPFAPKSAIQAMILSAQMPEAHGAPIHFGDPSIIGIKDIMKPDFGDAPDILLGEVPVFWACGVTPQTAILRARPSLAITHEPGHMLVTDLRSDGGRTF, from the coding sequence ATGACGATGCCAATTATACGCAGTATATATGACAATGCACACTCTGCTCGATTAGCTTCCCGCAAAGGTGAGTTAACAACCTCAACCTCCGGTGTTGCGCCCGGGTATCAGCAAGGCAATTTGGTTATTCTTCCTAAAAAAGATGCGGAAGATTTTCTGAGGTTTTGCGTCCTCAATCCGAAGCCGGCTCCAATACTCGATGTTAGTGAACCTGGCGATGTTTCGCTCGCTCGTTTAGGTAGCGAAATTGATATACGCTTTGATGTACCAAAATATCGTATTTTCCGGGATGGTATTCATGCCGAAACTGTCAGCGATCTTAGTTCAGTTTGGCGCGCCGACCTCGTAACATTCGTATTAGGCTGTTCTTTTTCGTTCGAAGATGCGCTCGTGAAAGCGAATATACCTGTTCGGCACATGGATAATGGCAAAAATGTTCCGATGTATGTCACAGACGTGGAAACAGTATCTGCGGGATGCTTCGGCGGGCCAATGGTAGTTTCGATGCGCCCTTTTGCACCCAAAAGCGCTATTCAAGCAATGATCCTTTCGGCTCAGATGCCTGAGGCGCACGGCGCCCCGATACACTTTGGAGATCCAAGCATTATCGGAATCAAGGATATTATGAAACCTGACTTTGGCGATGCACCGGATATTCTGCTTGGAGAGGTTCCTGTTTTTTGGGCATGTGGCGTAACTCCCCAGACGGCAATTTTGCGCGCAAGACCTTCTTTGGCAATTACGCATGAGCCTGGGCACATGCTTGTAACCGATCTTCGCTCCGACGGGGGGCGTACCTTCTAA
- a CDS encoding ABC transporter substrate-binding protein: MTISKTLLKALTTVAALSFFSPALAKEDEILIGLAIAESGFMAAYDSDGTKSVKLWIDDQNAKGGLLGRKIKSITVDTKTDRAQGSRAGQELVDQGVDLLVVSCDYDQGVPAASAAQRAGIPSVFLCAMDPKAGVQGAGALAFTSTIAAQVQGAAGAGWINSKHGAKTYYSLLDTTTEFDKSVCAGFEWAAKEVGMESIGSDTFKNDDLSIQSQITRILSLPKKPDVIALCSWIPGGASAVLQLRSAGLTMPIIATSSFDGTYWTDAVPNLDNLYVPVQASVHGNDPRPEVNAYIDRFKEKFGEAPATMYGVPIYPFMELWGAAVSKVGNTDGASVVHELETLKDAPTIIGPMSFTPEWHIQRDAEIVMLGFKDRKPVALDTYRFGKPIPTNVLFRTK, from the coding sequence ATGACTATTAGTAAAACTCTTCTCAAAGCCCTCACGACTGTAGCTGCATTATCGTTCTTTTCTCCCGCTCTCGCTAAGGAAGACGAAATTCTAATCGGGCTCGCGATCGCCGAGTCGGGATTCATGGCAGCCTATGATAGTGATGGTACCAAATCAGTAAAGCTCTGGATTGACGACCAGAACGCAAAAGGTGGCTTGCTGGGCCGCAAGATTAAATCAATTACTGTAGACACAAAGACGGACAGAGCGCAGGGCAGTCGAGCGGGGCAAGAACTCGTCGATCAAGGTGTCGATCTTTTGGTCGTGTCTTGTGACTATGACCAGGGCGTGCCTGCAGCCAGCGCCGCTCAAAGAGCGGGCATCCCATCGGTATTTCTTTGTGCAATGGACCCGAAGGCTGGGGTGCAGGGCGCAGGTGCTTTAGCATTCACCTCAACGATCGCGGCTCAGGTGCAAGGTGCTGCTGGTGCCGGTTGGATCAATTCAAAACACGGTGCCAAGACATATTATTCGCTTCTGGATACGACAACAGAGTTCGATAAGTCAGTTTGTGCTGGATTTGAATGGGCAGCAAAAGAAGTGGGTATGGAATCAATTGGATCCGATACCTTTAAAAATGATGACCTTTCTATTCAATCGCAAATAACTCGTATTCTCAGTCTGCCAAAAAAGCCTGATGTAATTGCGCTATGCTCATGGATTCCCGGCGGAGCTAGTGCCGTTCTCCAGTTGCGCTCAGCTGGTTTGACCATGCCAATTATTGCAACATCATCTTTTGACGGTACTTACTGGACAGATGCCGTTCCTAATCTGGACAATCTTTATGTACCTGTTCAGGCTTCCGTACACGGCAATGATCCTCGACCAGAGGTTAATGCCTACATAGACCGCTTTAAGGAAAAGTTCGGTGAGGCTCCCGCAACCATGTATGGTGTTCCTATCTATCCCTTCATGGAACTTTGGGGTGCGGCTGTATCAAAGGTAGGCAATACCGATGGTGCTAGCGTGGTTCACGAGCTTGAAACGCTTAAAGACGCTCCAACAATCATCGGCCCGATGAGCTTCACTCCGGAATGGCATATCCAGCGCGATGCCGAGATCGTAATGCTTGGCTTCAAGGACCGGAAGCCGGTAGCACTTGATACCTATCGCTTCGGTAAGCCTATTCCGACAAACGTTCTGTTTCGGACAAAGTAG